The Cynocephalus volans isolate mCynVol1 chromosome 5, mCynVol1.pri, whole genome shotgun sequence genomic sequence TGTGCGCGCCCCTCAGGCTGGACCACTTCATCTGCGAGCTGCCAGCGCTGCTCAAGCTGGCCTGCGGCGGCAGCCGAAACGCCACCGAGAGCCAGATGTTCGCCGCCCGCGTGGTCATCCTGCTGGTGCCGTCCGCCGTCATCCTGGCCTCGTACGGCGCGGTGGCCCGCGCAGTGTGGGCCATGCGGTCCAGCGGTGGCAGGAGGAAAGCGATGGGCACGTGTGGATCCCACCTGACAGCCGTCTGCCTGTTCTACGGCTCGGCCATCTACACCTACCTGCAACCCACGCACAGCTACAACCAGGGGCGGGGCAAGTTCGTTTCGCTCTTCTACACCGTGGTCACACCGGCCCTCAACCCGCTCATCTACACCCTCAGGAATAAGGAAGTGAAGGGGGCAGCGAGGAGGTTCCTGAGGAGTCTGGGGAGAGGGCAGGTGGGACAGTGAGTGGGTCGGGGAGGGGAGAAAGTATGAGCCCAGGGCCCAAAAATAGAAATACCCATTGGAGAGTAAGTCAGTTTAACCTTCGGAGTGTTCATTTCTGTATGAGAATCTGCAGGATTTGTCTTTAGAGCACCCAGGGTTAATAGGGGAGATCCCTTACTCCCATCAAGAAATATTTGGATTCTTGAGGGGAAATCCCTATATCCTTTATATATACAGGTTTAGGGAAGGGGAAATGGCCCTCGGGTTTTCTTCCAAGCTGATAAAGAGAGGAAGTATGATTTGGTGGAGACATTTCCCATCCTCAGGGGATGCTATAACCATCCCTCAAGAGTCCATATGCAGGCAAGATGATGTGCGACACGGTGCTTACCTTTAAGCTTCCTCCTAATCTGACAGAAGACCCCATGGTCTCCGCCATCAGAAGTTTCTCAAGTTGGCAAGGAAATCATGGTCCTTACCCTGCAGGAGACCCCATGCAGAAAAGGGAGCCATGGTCTCTCTTCCCAGGAAATTAGTCCAACCTAATGCAGACCTAGCCAGATGCCCAGTGCCCACCACACAGCATCTGACCCATAAGTGTGATGAGGAATGCCCATAAATGTGGGGAATTGTGCCGAGTGGGATTAAGTTGGAAAACCCTCCTGCAAGAGGTGTGTCttgaacaaattttaaagagaaagaactaGGACAGGTGGGGTAAAAAGCAAGTATGTCACAGGTTATGAGAAAAACATACAAGTGGCCAAGACATGAGACAGGGACAGTAAGACAGAgcagaaaatggaggaaggaagatggaggaagggactcGAGTTACCAAGAGAGGAGTAGGGATGTCCTGATGAAGGAAGCAGGGGGGAAATGCCCCACCAGTCAAATCCCGGGCAGAGTGTTGGGGTCAACTCAGAAGCCAACCACTTAACCCCCTCACTTGGACTAATACCCCCGACCTAGAGAAGACCTGCTAGACACTAAGGCAGGTAAGACAGAGACTGGTCCACAATCCTGCACCTTTCAGAAAGTCCATTCCCTCCTAAGGCACATCTACCCAGAAAAAGCCCATACTAAAGACTCAAACTCCCTAGGTCCCCATGGAAAATATCTTCCCATGCCCACCATCATCCCCAGAAATGAGAACAATTTTAATTGAGTGTTGGACATAGAGGAAAAGAGGGGCTATGTTGCCTGATTTCATTTCATACCAAACAGCTTTCAATAAGGAGAAAGGAACTAGTTTaattgaatttctaattttttattaatgtctGAGTAATTAATTCACTTCATACTAATAAATCATTCAACTATTCCCTATAAAAAATTCAATTTGGCTCAACAATTATTGAATGTTATTATAGATGGAAGCACAGTTTAACGTAtatagaaacacagaaaacagtaGAACATGGATTCCGACCTAAAACTTACTATTTTGTCATATGGGAAAGGAAATAGGAATTTTTCTATATATCAGAAGTTAACCAAGAAAAGATTAAATTTCAAGCTGGCTTTGAATGCTATCTCTAAAAtgccttaaaattttattttctattctcaaTAATACATTGTAAACAATTCTGCCACTTAATCAATTATGTTAAAACCAAAGAAtcatagagaaaaaatattcttcatcTTACCCCAAATCTTACTCTATTTATCTCATTCTCATTAATTGTGGAAAATCATCAAAGGATGTGGTTAGTGagtgacaaaaagaaataagctcTTTAGCTCCTGATATCACCCTTCCCAGAGTGGTCAACCCCCAATGCAGTGGTATGTCAGGAAGAGTAAATCCCCCTTTCTGATGCAATAATCTGCCATAATCTTCCCGTCTTCCAGTTTTTTTCCATTGCAAGTCACAATCTGGGTCTTAGGGCTTACAGCAGTCTTTGTCTCAATCATCTTTTTCACCTGGGCCACTGAGTTGGATCTTCGCACCTGGAGGAGGTGTGTCAGCCCCTCATCACCTGATTCCACAAGGGTCAAGGGTAGCTCCTCATCACTGGGCTTCACCACTTTCAGGGTGAGGTGGATGGTTTTCTCCTTGTCAATACCATAAGATGACAGCTTTCTCTGTGGCTTTAGGGTCTTGGAACCCAGCAGAAGAAGCTGGTCCTGCACAGGAACCTTAGTCTTAGACCGGACATGTTCATTAATCTTCTTCACTCTGTCATCTGGGTTGGCACCAAAGGTCATTAATCCCCATTCCTTGGAAGAGACATTCACCTGGGCAACGAAAGCCAAAAGACAGTTGCCTAGAATGCCTGCCACCCTTTACAGCCCCTGCTCCCCCCATCATAATTGTTCCCacccttcccctgcctttctgatCCTCCAGCTCCTTTCCAATAATCtgtgctttctgagaaaaactggaatttgtgcaaaacagattcttatgcaaaaatgaccacccaatgcccttcctctaatttaaaccttataaaacctttTTAGTCGGTATGGAGGCGGGAGCTGATctgactcagtctcccctccacaccGGTGGAATAAATCTTCTTAGCTGAAATGGCACCCGGCTCgggtctctctcttttctctgtctcaccGCAGCCAACAACCCCCACTTCCTACTATATATCCCAAACAGCAGCTAGTCCAAAGTCAGATTCAAAAGAGAACTCGGGGTCTTAAATGCCCAGCTTCTCTTCAGAGAACCCCTCTTCCCATTCTGCAGGTATCAATGCCTGTCTTCTGTCCTTGAAGATGTCTTCACAGTCACCTGGCCTCCCCAAGCACTGTCCCTCATTAATTCCTGAGATCTTCCCCAACTCTCGGAAGTGTCTTTCCTTTCTCCATCCCCTTTATCAAATCCCAACTTACACAGAGGCAGGAAGCATTGGGAGACATCTTTGCAGTTGAGAGAGCAGAAGCAAGAGACTGAGAAGAAGGATCTTGCGTCTGGCTTATATACAAGCAGTTGAGTTGGAAATCCCCTGCCTAGACAGCTGTGTTTGTCTTACTTTGCTGTGCACTTTGTTCTTGCATATTATCTTGAAGTTTCTTTCACTTTTGCTGGGGTGGAGTTAATAAACAAAGAATACTTCTTGATCATGCACTTCTCTCTTCGGCCGATCCATTTGCACTTTTGCCCAAACATGGTATGGTCCTTCTCTGTTGAGAATTTTTCCCTTATTAATCACTCATCTCTCTGCCCCCAGTCCCGACTTATGACTGTCTAAGCCTGCAGCCCTGGCCCCTAACTGGTCTGAAGACCTGTTATGCTTGGTGACCCTCTCCTGCTGCTTTTAAGAGCACTCCATCAGCCAGGGCCCTTTTTGAGAGGAAGAGCACCCAGGAGAGGACAGTCAGGGTTGGCAAGGAATGATGTGCCTGTGAGAAACCTCTTCACACTAGCATGGCAGAATATGTAAAACATGCTTTGAGAAGACATCAGAGACATAACCCTAGAATGATAAGAGACAGGAGTCTGAGTCCCAGGGTTGCCGCTTACTACATTACCTTAGGAAAATCTGTTCATTTCCTTAGATACTGGTTTCCTAGTCTATAAAATAAGATGATTGTCTTCCAGGATCAGAAAACTTTGTAATGTGTCCTTTACAAAGATCTTTGGATTCCTGGATCGTGAGTTCTCCAAGCTTCCTACCCTGTCTCAGAAGCTACAAACCAAATACACTACTTGAGAACAATTCTAAACCAACACTTAAATGCTTGCTACTTTCTTCCACACACCAAAACAATCCACATCCACTCTCACACTGCAGTGCCTTTATTTCCCCGCCTTTACTCCTGATGCTCCTCGCTACTGTCATCCCACAAATAACCTAAACGTGCTGCTCACTCCCTCACTGTTAAGATTTGGATTGAGACAAAGGGTTTGCAGGAGCTGTGCGTCCTCAGGGAATTTATGCAGTCACTCTGACCCTCCTAACATTCCAGTTCATCACTGCCTTCTCCCAAACTCCTAGGATATTATCAcagaatcaatttttttaaaaagcacttattAAAAGTGCTTCATATTTTTTCCAAGTAGCAAGTCTGTAAAAATGCCAAGTTACCATCTTTGTTTTGCTGTGTTTGTAATGGCCATTCACTGAAGCTTCATTCACTGACCCCATTTTATTATAAAGGGTTCTGTCCTGGAGAATTTCAATTTGCAGAAGTGCCCACATGGGGTAAAGAGATCCAAGAGCtcactctgattttttaaaagcctaatgTAAATCATATTCTTCTATTTGAAGTTCTTCTTCGATAGCCAGTTAATAAAATTGGTACTATTACTTAAATGTATTTAGTGGAGTGGACATACTTTTTTAAACACATAGAATAAGTATGAGGGGAAAGAGTGCCTGATAGACTGGAAACCACTGGCCTCTGctattctccttttttatttttatttatttatttattttgtctaacttcctttctatcttttatgtatatgtttattattttagctcacacttatgagtgagaacatatggtatttctctttctgtgcctggcttatttcacttaatacgattttctcactattttcttttcagaatGTCTCTCCAGATTTTTGTCGTCTCCTGTGTTTAGAAACCAAAGTTCTGACCTCTGGCTGCTGCACAACAGAAAAATGGTGCCCTGTATCCACTGTCCAATAGGATTTGGGGATGCTGAAACATCACCAGTGGCTAGGCAGAAAATGTCAGATCAGGTTGAGGGTGATGGGGGAAAACCAAACAGCCCTGCAGCAGGGTAAGACTGGGGGAGGGGcctgaaagagaaaggaaaagcagtaCAAACCCAGACTTGAGTGAACTGCTTtcacatttcaaaatttatttacacCCACTACTTTCTTAGAACATCATGATGTCATTTCTGGGAAGGCAAGAGGAAGAGCAGATGGTTAATAGCTGCTTAAAATTAGATCACTCTCTTCTCATACCCTTTCCTTCTTTGCCCTTCTCACCTCAGTAGTCTACACAATTTCGGTGCCAATGTCCACATTATAAGGGGCAGCAAGGAGAGCTTGGCCAGAGGTGCCAGGAAGAGGAGCCCAGGAATGACATTTCAGGATAGATATTTGTCTGTTGATGCCCCCCAGATCTGTACCACAGCCCCAACCTAAGCTGCAGATGTGCACATCTAGCTGAGTCCATGCATGGTTCCCAGAATTCCCCTCATATCCTTAAATGCACCAAGTTCCCTGCCATCTCCAGGCTGCTGAGCATGTCTTTTCCTCCAACTCTACCCCAACAGCATGAATTTATAAGAATACACAGTGTAAGCAGTATGTCCTTCAGGAAGTCTTCCCTAACTCTCTTCCTCCCGATCCTGGGTTGTGTGCCCAGCTTCTGTCCTCCCATACTTCCCCCAAAAGCCATTCAGAGCACATTTCTCCAGCAATAGGATCATCTGCTTGTCTTTCACCCCCAGTAAACAGTAGGAATCTTGAGGGTCATGATCGTGTCTTAATTAACTGGCATCTTCAGCGCTGCCCCAGCATGCTGTCTGGCACAGGAAATACTTAATACTcattaaatgcatgaatgaacatgtaaatgaataacaaaaatggggaaataatatTTAGTGAGTACTTATATTTCAGGATATATTATTAAATGGTACCTCATTCAGCATTCTAATGAAGAAAGTATTTGTTTCCTTGGTGATAAACAAGAAGCTAACTCACCCACAGTCATCTTAGTAGTAATTGGTAAACAAGGGCTCAAATGCAAATCTCTATTTCTATAGTTCTATTCTTCCTATCATATTGTGTTGCTtcagtggaaagaaaagaaaggaaaaaagcaccACTGAAGTTGGGGATTTCCTGCATGGGGTTACTACAAGGACAAGCTTGGGATATTCCCAGGAGAAATGAGTTCAGAAGATTCCCTACCCAGAAAGGACCTGGATTCTGAGAAGCAGTGCCCTTTCAAGGAACATAGGAACATGAACAACAAAGCTGGACtctgagctctctctctctctctctctttctctctctctctctctctctctctctctctctctctctctctctctctctctctctctctctctctctctctctctccccgctcctTCCTTCTTATGTGAAATTTCCTCCTTGCCCAAGGCCAGGGCAAGGGCTGTCCCAGACAACCTAGTTCCCCTTTGCTGACCACAGGCAGGATTTCTTGGGACCTGATTTCCTCCTTGCTTACTACCTCAGTGTTAATtggactttttttcccctcaatgtCACAATAAATTCTTTCAGAGGCAAAAAGACCTCTTTTCATTTGTCCCTCTAACAAATTCAGAAAACCAGCCAATATGAGAGATCATACTATGGACATCTTAGCAATGTCTCAGATATCTACAAACCTCCCAGCTTGGCTCTCACTAATGAGGTGGTCTTGGACTGATCACTGCCCCCATCGAAGCCTCCTTGGAACAAAGATCTCTTTCTGgtatttttaataatgtccaTGAAAGAGTTACTAAAACTACTTTGAGATCTAAAATATTGCTTCAGAAATGCCAACCAAACTCAGCCAAAAATCTACTGTGAATTCTCATTTGTAGGTGGTAGGGAAAAAATTTGTCTGCCCTCAAAGTAGAGCAGTTTGGGAATACCtatcaatatttaaaaaggaCATGCCAAACCAAAGCAACCTAAATCAACTTGAAATGTGAAATCTCATTAGCAGCATAAATGGATGGATTGTACCTGCAAGAAACAATATGGATAAGTATTCTAGAAACCTATTGGgtgaaaaaagtaaaaccaagaAGACTATAAAGTATTACACACtttataaatctcaaaaacaaagaaaactacatagaaagacagagagagaaaccacTTTGAAATTCAGGGTATGTTTGCATTTTAACAGAAATGAAGCCCAATTTAAATGCTGATATGAGTTACTTGAAGGAGATTTTCAATAGGAAATAAGACCCTTAGGATTCCTCTGATACTATCTCATCTTGTCACATCAAGTCTAAAGTTTAACTATAAGAACTTAATGTTTGTTAAAGTAATTTATTACTTACGTGAAAGACATAATTAAGAGATCAGTGGAACTATTAATAGAGCCACACATATTCACTTTACTAAGGGTAATGTTATTGTCTGAAACAAatgttctaaagaaaaataaacacaagcaAAACTGCACAACAAAGTATTTATGACCACATTTAATTAATAAAAGtcttataaaatttatgtaaataaggTAAACAACAGTTAAAATATAGGCTGGCTGACTAGCTAGATGctgtttaaaatgaaatatcaaaccacagactgagaaaaaaatacttacaatGTGTTTATCTGACAAAATGCTTTTATCCAGAACATACACAGAACTCCAACAATTCtatcataaaaagagaaatgctataaaatatgggcaaatgacttgaacagacatttcacaaaagaagatataacaaaaatgaaaagatgctcagcaacttagtcatcagagaaatgtaaattaaagctaTGAGATTAATAAGTCTAAAGATCTAACGTGCGGCATGAAGACTATAGTCGATAATATCCTATTatatactggaaatttgctaagagaaaagattttaggtgctcttgccacacacacacacacacacacacacacacacacacacacacac encodes the following:
- the UBD gene encoding ubiquitin D, with protein sequence MSPNASCLCVNVSSKEWGLMTFGANPDDRVKKINEHVRSKTKVPVQDQLLLLGSKTLKPQRKLSSYGIDKEKTIHLTLKVVKPSDEELPLTLVESGDEGLTHLLQVRRSNSVAQVKKMIETKTAVSPKTQIVTCNGKKLEDGKIMADYCIRKGDLLFLTYHCIGG